A section of the Roseomonas marmotae genome encodes:
- the pyrF gene encoding orotidine-5'-phosphate decarboxylase: MNAAPDLSRTSWAKPNRCGIIAALDTPDPAKALGWAAAVAPHVGLVKVGLELFCAAGPAVVRDIARHRPVFLDLKFHDIPNTVAGAVRSVCAEPPAMLTLHGGGGAPMIEAARRAAEETAGARRPAILAVTVLTSFTAAQLAETGVSGGPAQQVLRLARLALSAGADGLVCSPHEVSRLRDAFGDAPLLVVPGVRPAGSDAGDQARVATPEETAAAGADWLVIGRPITASGSPGEAAARIAATL; encoded by the coding sequence ATGAACGCCGCTCCCGATCTCTCCCGCACCTCCTGGGCCAAGCCGAACCGCTGCGGCATCATCGCCGCCCTGGATACGCCGGACCCCGCGAAGGCGCTGGGCTGGGCGGCGGCGGTGGCGCCCCATGTCGGGCTGGTGAAGGTGGGGCTGGAGCTGTTCTGCGCCGCCGGCCCCGCGGTGGTGCGGGACATCGCCCGCCACCGCCCGGTCTTCCTGGACCTGAAGTTCCACGACATCCCGAATACCGTAGCCGGCGCCGTCCGCTCCGTCTGCGCCGAGCCGCCAGCGATGCTGACGCTGCATGGCGGCGGCGGCGCGCCGATGATCGAGGCCGCCCGCCGCGCCGCCGAGGAGACGGCGGGCGCCCGCCGCCCCGCCATCCTGGCCGTGACGGTGCTGACCAGCTTCACCGCCGCCCAGCTGGCCGAGACCGGCGTCTCCGGCGGCCCGGCGCAGCAGGTGCTGCGGCTGGCGCGGCTCGCGCTCTCCGCCGGGGCCGACGGGCTGGTCTGCAGCCCGCATGAGGTCTCGCGCCTGCGCGATGCCTTCGGTGATGCGCCGCTGCTGGTGGTGCCGGGCGTGCGCCCCGCCGGCAGCGACGCAGGCGACCAGGCCCGCGTCGCGACGCCTGAGGAAACGGCCGCCGCCGGGGCCGACTGGCTGGTCATCGGCCGCCCCATCACCGCCAGCGGCAGCCCGGGCGAGGCCGCCGCGCGCATCGCCGCCACCTTATGA